One part of the Oceanidesulfovibrio indonesiensis genome encodes these proteins:
- a CDS encoding B12-binding domain-containing radical SAM protein, producing MPSSKKLLMISPARERMPGEDFVFKLGFLNLPYLAAATPDDWDVAIIDEDVTPVDFAAEADLVALTAQTPVAPRAYQIADAFRKRGVPVVMGGVHASTLPDEALEHVDTVILGEGEFIWPQLLSDFENGRLQKRYQADTTQDLAGIAPPRRELLPLRRYLPLTLVETTRGCPHKCDFCGVSSFFGHRYRTRPPSEVLGELGSMFGGGFRHGVSQLLARTGLDLPYFIERRLIYFIDSNFAANRSHAMEIMRGLELMDVKWWCHATVDIANDLEFLEMMRRSGCIAVNVGFESLDPEHLRTMHKSYAAGHDYVAAIKTLHQHNIGIMGTFVVGFDNEDRTIFRRIYDFAIENQLDWALTFIRTPYPGTRLFKEMEEQGRIRTRDWTRYDTLNCVYEPVGMSVEELEQGLRALWKYTFSLSSIFRRIIKGPRVHPMFYLGMNMQFFQMTRKWQPTIDPVLHPEKE from the coding sequence ATGCCCTCATCGAAAAAGCTGCTGATGATTTCCCCGGCCCGGGAACGCATGCCCGGCGAGGACTTTGTCTTCAAGCTGGGATTTCTGAACCTGCCCTACCTCGCCGCGGCCACGCCGGATGACTGGGACGTTGCGATCATCGACGAAGACGTAACCCCCGTGGACTTCGCGGCCGAGGCGGACCTCGTGGCCCTTACGGCGCAAACGCCTGTTGCGCCACGGGCATACCAGATTGCCGACGCTTTCCGCAAACGCGGCGTGCCGGTGGTCATGGGCGGGGTGCACGCCTCCACCCTGCCGGACGAAGCGCTGGAACACGTGGACACCGTCATCCTGGGTGAAGGCGAGTTCATCTGGCCGCAATTGCTGAGCGATTTCGAGAACGGCCGGTTGCAGAAACGCTACCAGGCCGACACCACGCAGGACCTCGCCGGCATCGCGCCACCCAGGCGGGAGCTTCTGCCCCTGCGCCGCTACCTGCCGCTGACCCTGGTGGAGACCACCCGCGGTTGCCCCCACAAGTGCGATTTCTGCGGCGTGTCCAGCTTCTTCGGACACCGCTACCGCACCCGTCCTCCCTCCGAGGTCCTGGGCGAGCTCGGCTCCATGTTCGGCGGCGGCTTCCGCCACGGCGTCAGCCAACTTCTCGCCAGGACAGGGCTGGACTTGCCCTACTTCATCGAACGCCGGCTTATCTACTTTATCGACAGCAACTTCGCGGCCAACCGTTCCCACGCCATGGAGATCATGCGCGGGCTCGAACTCATGGATGTGAAATGGTGGTGCCACGCCACGGTGGACATCGCCAACGATTTAGAATTTCTGGAGATGATGCGGCGGAGTGGCTGCATCGCCGTGAACGTTGGGTTCGAGTCCCTGGACCCGGAGCACCTCAGGACCATGCACAAGTCGTACGCAGCCGGGCACGACTACGTGGCAGCCATCAAGACACTGCACCAACACAATATCGGCATCATGGGCACCTTCGTCGTAGGGTTCGACAACGAGGACCGCACTATCTTCCGCCGCATCTACGACTTCGCCATCGAAAATCAGTTGGACTGGGCGCTCACCTTCATCCGCACGCCCTACCCCGGCACGCGGCTGTTCAAGGAGATGGAAGAGCAAGGCCGCATCCGCACCCGCGACTGGACCAGATACGACACGCTGAACTGCGTGTATGAGCCCGTGGGCATGAGCGTGGAAGAGCTGGAACAAGGCCTGCGCGCCCTGTGGAAGTATACGTTCTCCCTGTCCTCCATCTTCCGCCGCATCATCAAGGGCCCGCGAGTGCATCCAATGTTCTACCTTGGCATGAACATGCAGTTCTTCCAGATGACCAGAAAATGGCAACCAACGATCGATCCGGTGCTGCACCCTGAGAAAGAATAA
- a CDS encoding B12-binding domain-containing radical SAM protein encodes MKVLFLHVPKFNNYYKPIGDFIWINYMPMGLLGIADYLQRHGHEVQVVHLGVEWVENRKVKVEDILKDYPDVDAVGMSLHWHYQAYDVIQVANRIKEIRPDTFVFLGGFTASYFHDQIIEDHPSVDAVIRGDGEIPSVRLLEALDNGGLSSVPNLTWRDGTATRVNEEFYLGDSELTSSLNYTNFSLLRNARTYVDYIGLPFFFAKGFTKEKNFKMFTIRSPLMPVAIGRGCPFNCTWCGGSNVPQKKYISGRAGFIYRSQDAVIQSIKEGIAAGYRTMHTATDPEPNTQEYFVELWKRIRAEGIETNWMFECNGLPTDEFVREFKKTFPSPDSIIALSPESGNEALRMQHKGPAFTTEAFFDKMDMIDAEGISTEIFFTYGLPGENEDILQDTLDMRKQVIKRYKGVRGLRTLSIEMEPGAPWQIDPDKFGIVTDRKTFADFYKAHSGKYSSTYTTFGYYIPDYFRKPLDAARPYQDFEDRMQAIKCRKMCFLHPNPKKYGKPWQGRLMCGVASRLIKLKPRCQDIPY; translated from the coding sequence ATGAAGGTCCTTTTCCTGCACGTCCCCAAGTTCAACAACTACTACAAGCCCATCGGGGATTTCATCTGGATAAACTACATGCCCATGGGACTCCTGGGCATAGCGGATTACCTCCAGCGCCACGGCCATGAAGTGCAGGTGGTCCATCTGGGTGTGGAGTGGGTGGAGAACCGCAAGGTCAAAGTCGAGGACATTCTCAAAGACTACCCGGATGTGGACGCCGTGGGCATGAGCCTGCACTGGCACTACCAGGCGTACGACGTCATCCAGGTCGCGAACCGCATCAAGGAAATCCGGCCGGACACTTTCGTCTTCCTCGGCGGCTTCACGGCCTCCTACTTCCACGACCAGATCATCGAGGACCATCCCAGCGTAGACGCCGTCATCCGCGGCGACGGCGAGATACCGTCAGTGCGGTTGCTGGAAGCCCTGGACAACGGCGGGCTCTCCAGCGTGCCCAACCTCACCTGGCGCGACGGCACCGCGACCCGGGTGAACGAAGAATTTTATCTGGGCGATTCCGAACTGACCAGCTCACTCAACTACACGAACTTCTCGCTCCTCAGGAACGCCCGCACCTACGTGGACTACATCGGCCTGCCGTTCTTCTTCGCCAAGGGTTTCACCAAGGAGAAGAACTTCAAGATGTTCACCATCCGCTCGCCGCTCATGCCTGTGGCCATCGGCCGGGGCTGTCCGTTCAACTGCACGTGGTGCGGCGGCTCCAACGTTCCGCAGAAGAAGTACATCAGCGGCCGCGCCGGGTTCATTTACCGCAGCCAGGACGCCGTGATTCAGTCCATCAAGGAAGGCATCGCCGCCGGTTACCGGACCATGCATACGGCCACGGACCCGGAGCCCAATACGCAAGAGTACTTCGTGGAGTTGTGGAAGCGCATCCGCGCCGAGGGCATCGAGACGAACTGGATGTTCGAGTGCAACGGCCTGCCCACGGACGAGTTCGTGCGCGAGTTCAAGAAGACTTTTCCGAGCCCGGACTCCATCATCGCCCTTTCGCCGGAGTCCGGCAACGAAGCATTGCGCATGCAGCACAAGGGGCCGGCCTTCACCACGGAAGCATTCTTCGACAAAATGGACATGATCGACGCCGAAGGGATCTCCACCGAAATATTCTTCACTTACGGCCTGCCCGGCGAGAACGAGGATATCCTCCAGGACACGCTGGACATGCGCAAGCAGGTCATCAAGCGTTACAAGGGCGTGCGCGGACTGCGCACCCTGTCCATTGAAATGGAGCCCGGCGCGCCCTGGCAGATCGACCCGGATAAGTTCGGGATCGTTACGGACCGCAAGACCTTCGCCGACTTCTACAAGGCCCACTCCGGCAAGTATTCGAGCACGTACACCACCTTCGGCTATTACATCCCGGACTACTTCAGGAAACCGCTTGATGCCGCACGCCCCTATCAGGACTTCGAGGACAGGATGCAGGCCATCAAGTGCAGGAAGATGTGCTTTTTGCATCCGAATCCCAAGAAATACGGCAAGCCCTGGCAAGGCAGGCTCATGTGCGGCGTCGCCTCCAGGCTCATCAAGCTCAAGCCGCGCTGTCAGGATATCCCGTACTGA
- a CDS encoding acyl-CoA reductase, whose translation MSNVLRGYHLPGYKGRLERIDIGPLELEVPILTPDDVRAQIERLARGRETLAMYSVDQLAEIFGRAAAFWQKASDVKSRVATAVSALTGLSVPVVEASITVEQGNSSAADILAALDRELGNRHCLDGFVDDPNLKGMTRAFGSELVAAILTSNVPGLAYLPLVRAMMVKSPLAAKLSSREPVFGPAWMQSVAAIEPPLAETAALLFWSSSDAALEQAMIAPSDTLIVYGGVQSVAHFRETWGASKRIVVHGHKISLAMVGREALADEKSARRLAARLALDVVMFDQRACVSPQICYVETGGNVSTEHFAELAGQELAALESILPASSTNLDAAASLGMERNIAAFQAAQDDGMHVFAGPSHTVVHESTPSFTGVLPARYLRVCPVADLKEVIELCRGKGEFLQNVGLACSRKRAVPLAEMLARAGVSHITSPGSMHKPSMRWKHDGMACFADLVRYTDIEMFDNFTEE comes from the coding sequence ATGAGCAACGTGCTTCGCGGATACCATCTGCCAGGCTACAAAGGCCGGCTCGAACGCATCGACATCGGCCCGCTGGAGCTTGAGGTCCCCATCCTCACACCAGACGATGTGCGCGCGCAGATCGAGCGTCTGGCCAGGGGCCGCGAAACTCTGGCCATGTACAGCGTGGACCAGCTCGCGGAAATATTCGGCCGCGCAGCCGCGTTCTGGCAAAAAGCCTCTGATGTCAAATCCCGGGTAGCCACAGCCGTCAGCGCGCTCACCGGTCTCTCCGTGCCTGTGGTGGAAGCGTCCATCACCGTGGAGCAGGGCAACAGCAGCGCCGCGGACATCCTTGCCGCACTCGACCGCGAGTTGGGAAACCGTCACTGCCTGGACGGCTTCGTGGACGATCCGAATTTGAAGGGAATGACCCGCGCCTTCGGCTCGGAGCTGGTCGCTGCCATCCTTACTTCCAACGTGCCCGGCCTGGCGTATCTTCCCCTGGTCCGCGCAATGATGGTCAAGAGCCCTCTTGCCGCCAAGCTTTCCAGCCGCGAGCCGGTCTTCGGTCCGGCGTGGATGCAAAGCGTGGCCGCGATCGAACCACCCCTCGCCGAAACCGCCGCCCTGCTTTTCTGGTCCAGCTCGGACGCTGCGCTTGAGCAGGCCATGATCGCGCCGAGCGACACCCTCATCGTATACGGCGGCGTCCAGAGCGTGGCCCATTTCCGTGAGACCTGGGGCGCGAGCAAGCGTATTGTGGTGCACGGCCACAAGATCAGCCTCGCCATGGTGGGCCGGGAGGCTCTGGCCGACGAGAAATCCGCACGGCGACTCGCCGCCCGGCTCGCCCTGGACGTGGTCATGTTCGACCAGCGCGCCTGCGTCTCCCCGCAAATTTGTTACGTCGAGACCGGCGGAAACGTCTCAACGGAACACTTCGCAGAACTCGCAGGGCAGGAGCTCGCTGCACTGGAAAGCATTCTGCCCGCTTCGTCCACAAATCTGGACGCCGCGGCAAGTCTGGGCATGGAACGCAACATCGCCGCCTTCCAGGCCGCGCAGGACGACGGGATGCACGTTTTTGCCGGCCCTTCTCATACCGTGGTGCACGAGTCCACTCCGTCCTTCACAGGCGTATTACCGGCGCGGTACCTGCGCGTCTGCCCGGTGGCGGACCTCAAGGAAGTGATAGAGCTCTGCCGCGGCAAAGGCGAATTCCTGCAGAACGTGGGGCTGGCCTGCTCCAGGAAACGCGCTGTGCCGCTGGCGGAAATGCTCGCTCGCGCCGGCGTCTCGCACATCACCTCGCCCGGATCCATGCATAAACCATCCATGCGTTGGAAACACGACGGCATGGCCTGCTTCGCCGACCTGGTGCGATACACCGACATCGAGATGTTCGACAATTTCACAGAGGAATAG
- a CDS encoding LeuA family protein, protein MHSSIRIWDLTLRDGEQTPGVAFSPQDKLDIAAKLDSVGVHHADISFPSSSAQECEATKKILAAGFAMGVNVTAMMRPEDVVLAAELGADEINMMAPLSDVHIEKKFGQDRKTITRRIVEVFRYAASRNVRVNFIGEDTSRADQGFARDVFQLALDNGADKLVICDTVGVMEPAGMGEMTHALIAGVDPAAVFAIHCHNDYGLATANTLAALEAGVHIATVTVNGIGERAGNASLEQVVLALEKLHKVDTGIDMRGLYDLSRLVEERSGMLIGIHQPVVGDNAFTHESGIHVAAMLKDTSTYESLSPEYVGRRHRFVLGKHSGKNNVRRQLELLGLDFDEQHVAAITNEIKQLFAQGSGRAASVVEQERTEPARFGLSEEKFTEIARRIIGES, encoded by the coding sequence ATGCACAGTAGCATTCGTATTTGGGATCTGACCTTACGCGACGGCGAGCAGACTCCGGGAGTGGCGTTTTCTCCACAGGACAAGCTGGATATCGCAGCCAAGCTGGACTCCGTGGGCGTGCACCATGCGGACATCTCGTTTCCATCGAGCTCTGCCCAGGAATGCGAGGCCACAAAGAAGATTCTCGCTGCCGGCTTTGCGATGGGCGTCAACGTGACGGCCATGATGCGGCCCGAGGACGTGGTGTTGGCCGCCGAGCTGGGGGCGGACGAAATCAATATGATGGCCCCGCTCAGCGATGTGCACATCGAGAAGAAGTTCGGACAGGACAGAAAGACCATCACCCGGCGCATAGTCGAGGTCTTCCGCTACGCCGCCTCCAGGAATGTGCGAGTCAACTTCATTGGCGAGGACACAAGCCGCGCCGACCAGGGTTTTGCCCGGGACGTGTTTCAGCTCGCCCTCGACAATGGCGCGGACAAGCTCGTGATCTGCGATACCGTGGGCGTGATGGAGCCGGCGGGAATGGGCGAGATGACCCACGCGCTGATTGCGGGCGTGGATCCAGCCGCTGTATTCGCCATCCACTGCCACAACGATTATGGGCTGGCCACGGCCAACACACTGGCAGCTTTGGAAGCTGGCGTGCATATCGCCACCGTGACGGTGAACGGGATCGGCGAACGGGCCGGCAACGCTTCGTTGGAACAGGTTGTACTGGCACTGGAGAAACTGCATAAAGTGGACACCGGCATCGACATGCGTGGACTGTACGATCTCTCCCGCCTCGTGGAGGAGCGTTCCGGCATGCTCATCGGAATCCATCAGCCCGTGGTGGGCGACAACGCCTTCACCCACGAATCCGGCATTCACGTGGCGGCCATGCTCAAGGATACGAGCACCTACGAATCGCTTTCGCCGGAATATGTGGGCCGCCGGCACCGCTTTGTGCTCGGCAAGCATTCCGGCAAGAACAACGTGCGCAGGCAGCTTGAGTTGCTGGGACTGGATTTTGATGAGCAGCATGTGGCGGCCATAACCAACGAGATCAAACAATTGTTTGCGCAGGGCTCCGGCAGAGCCGCCTCTGTTGTTGAACAGGAGCGAACAGAGCCGGCGCGTTTTGGTCTATCTGAAGAGAAATTCACCGAGATCGCGCGGCGCATCATCGGCGAGTCCTGA
- a CDS encoding NAD(P)/FAD-dependent oxidoreductase, translated as MRYDFDIAVVGAGPAGLAAALRARWLRTYKALPASVAVIDSAGKGGLANWRTVLMTGPSFALDLSNILDDFETYPVEFIQSAATGAELDGPIKTVFTEFGELTCRAVIVCTGLKTLANERDYVDRGLLMTLKDHNFMADVLERFCEEHRGKRLLVWGTQRAAKTIRFVEAISRGRLQIASFLESEDAGPMCGVLRRINGKDWVESVTVTDEHGLEREIPTDFLLLDFESHMLRTNSAAAFPELQRKEGFIEVDHFLRTSIPGVYAAGDITGGPFCGAKAIGEGVSAGFYAYQQVYQDKFGTDPSLYAFFPHRGEEIVAGETGFRIPPLANEMRPKILMSADALEPLLDGADMATVLDMMDGSATIHEIQVGTGLTVDAVSWMVEALVERKALALHV; from the coding sequence ATGCGGTACGACTTCGACATAGCGGTGGTGGGGGCCGGGCCTGCCGGATTGGCGGCAGCGCTACGAGCCCGATGGCTGCGCACATACAAGGCGCTGCCTGCCAGTGTGGCGGTCATCGATTCTGCAGGCAAGGGAGGACTCGCAAACTGGCGCACCGTGCTCATGACCGGACCATCGTTCGCACTCGATCTGTCCAATATTTTGGACGATTTTGAAACGTACCCGGTGGAGTTCATTCAAAGCGCGGCGACCGGGGCGGAACTCGATGGCCCCATCAAGACCGTGTTTACCGAATTCGGCGAACTGACTTGCCGCGCCGTGATCGTTTGCACCGGGCTCAAAACCCTGGCCAACGAACGCGACTACGTGGACCGTGGGCTGCTGATGACCCTGAAAGACCACAATTTCATGGCCGACGTCCTGGAGCGGTTCTGCGAGGAACACCGCGGCAAGCGTCTGCTCGTGTGGGGAACGCAACGCGCGGCCAAAACCATTCGGTTCGTGGAGGCGATCAGTCGCGGCCGGCTCCAAATCGCATCATTCCTGGAAAGTGAGGACGCCGGCCCTATGTGTGGGGTGCTGCGACGCATCAACGGAAAGGACTGGGTCGAGTCTGTTACTGTGACGGACGAGCACGGTCTCGAACGCGAGATACCGACGGATTTCCTGCTGCTGGATTTCGAATCGCACATGCTGCGAACCAACTCGGCAGCGGCGTTTCCGGAGTTGCAGCGCAAGGAGGGCTTTATCGAGGTCGATCATTTTCTGCGCACGAGCATTCCAGGCGTATACGCGGCTGGCGATATCACCGGCGGGCCGTTCTGCGGCGCCAAGGCCATTGGTGAAGGCGTCTCGGCCGGATTCTACGCTTACCAGCAGGTTTACCAGGACAAATTCGGAACCGATCCGTCGTTGTACGCCTTCTTTCCGCATCGGGGAGAAGAGATCGTGGCGGGCGAGACCGGATTCCGCATCCCGCCGCTCGCCAACGAGATGCGCCCGAAGATTCTCATGTCTGCCGATGCGTTGGAGCCATTGCTTGACGGTGCGGACATGGCGACGGTCCTGGACATGATGGACGGGTCAGCCACGATCCATGAGATTCAGGTCGGCACCGGACTGACCGTTGACGCTGTATCCTGGATGGTGGAAGCACTGGTGGAGCGTAAGGCCCTGGCGCTGCACGTCTAG
- a CDS encoding U32 family peptidase, whose amino-acid sequence MELRVSTNWDPALPGMLANYPVGEVYGKLADDVIGGCRPSFLLPQITRDDVHNHVAACHEAGIKFSYLINTNCLNNVHYTREGYGQIRELLDWLATTGVDRLTIAFPYLIQLVKTHYPQFEVKVSSVARINTVTRARQFEDLGVDELIVDEMLNRDFDTLQAINEAVDVPLEVIANPCCVWECAQQQEHVNHDGHASQTHSHNNYIYLQYPYVMCTRQKLLDPVNIIRARWIRPEDMTHYEDIGITRFKVVERFKTSGALLSAVKAYANRHYEGNLCDLLTLPNQGSFLPPNFEYFNKPDKADMSKVALVADLMNFSFSDALNVRNKDLDGFIDFFKEHDCRRTSCDACGYCDRILDECADWNEEQARRQAAKLEEFAHILLSGALFG is encoded by the coding sequence ATGGAACTCAGAGTCTCCACGAACTGGGACCCGGCTCTGCCGGGAATGCTCGCGAACTACCCTGTGGGCGAAGTTTACGGCAAACTGGCCGACGATGTGATCGGCGGGTGCCGACCCTCGTTTCTGCTGCCGCAGATCACCCGCGACGATGTGCATAACCACGTAGCCGCGTGTCATGAGGCGGGCATCAAGTTCTCCTACCTCATCAACACGAACTGCCTGAACAACGTCCATTACACGCGTGAGGGCTACGGCCAGATCCGCGAGCTTCTGGACTGGCTCGCAACAACCGGCGTGGACCGGCTCACCATCGCCTTCCCCTACCTCATCCAGTTGGTGAAGACCCATTACCCGCAGTTCGAGGTCAAGGTTTCCTCCGTGGCGCGGATCAACACCGTGACCCGGGCCAGGCAGTTCGAGGACCTGGGGGTGGATGAGCTCATCGTGGATGAAATGCTGAACCGCGATTTCGACACTTTGCAGGCCATCAACGAGGCCGTGGACGTGCCGCTGGAGGTCATCGCCAATCCCTGCTGCGTGTGGGAATGCGCCCAGCAGCAGGAGCACGTGAATCACGACGGCCATGCCTCGCAGACGCACAGCCACAACAACTACATCTACCTGCAATACCCATACGTGATGTGCACCCGGCAAAAACTCCTGGACCCGGTGAACATCATCCGCGCCCGCTGGATACGCCCCGAGGACATGACACACTACGAGGATATCGGCATTACCCGCTTCAAGGTGGTGGAGCGCTTCAAGACCTCGGGCGCGCTGCTCAGCGCTGTGAAAGCATACGCCAACCGCCACTACGAGGGCAACCTGTGCGATCTGCTCACCCTGCCCAATCAGGGCTCGTTCCTGCCGCCTAATTTCGAGTATTTCAACAAGCCGGACAAGGCGGACATGTCAAAGGTGGCTCTGGTGGCCGACCTCATGAACTTCTCCTTCTCCGATGCGCTCAACGTGCGCAACAAGGACCTGGACGGCTTCATTGACTTTTTCAAGGAACACGACTGCCGCCGCACCTCCTGCGACGCCTGCGGCTATTGCGACCGCATTCTGGACGAATGCGCGGACTGGAACGAAGAGCAGGCCAGGCGGCAGGCCGCCAAGCTTGAAGAATTCGCCCACATCCTGCTTTCGGGAGCGCTGTTCGGATGA
- a CDS encoding aconitase/3-isopropylmalate dehydratase large subunit family protein, with the protein MSLAAQILAHKAGREVSVGEVVEVCVDLCMGHDGTASLVVDEMDASGCEIAAPETLLLVCDHFSPPATQERAAIQKKLIDFAEKRCLPIALNRGICHQLILEDSRCVPGGVVIGADSHTVTGGAVGALATGVGATDFMRVLQTGSIWLRVPEAIRIVFTGRLDWPITGRDLMLEVLRHLGSDGAIYKSLEFFDETEAGISMDQRAALSNMSVETGAKCGIFVPDCTTNAFLRDRDGGYESNGLFEKPGVDAYENEIRINCDALEPLVAAPADPGNVHPVVDFAGTKVDQVFIGSCSCGRLEDLAETARLLAGRQVHPRVKVIVIPASQSIFLDAIERGCIAEIIRAGAAVSNPSCGPCCAIDKGALSAGEVCVSTSNRNFPGRMGHPDSHVFLASVPVAVAAALAGEIRDPREVRA; encoded by the coding sequence ATGTCGCTTGCGGCGCAGATCTTGGCGCATAAGGCCGGACGCGAGGTTTCGGTGGGCGAGGTGGTCGAAGTATGCGTAGACCTCTGCATGGGCCACGACGGCACTGCCTCTCTGGTGGTCGACGAGATGGATGCTTCCGGATGCGAGATTGCAGCCCCGGAAACGCTGCTTCTGGTCTGCGACCACTTCAGTCCGCCGGCCACGCAGGAACGCGCCGCGATACAAAAGAAACTCATTGATTTCGCTGAGAAGCGCTGTCTGCCAATCGCCCTGAACCGTGGTATCTGCCACCAGCTCATTCTCGAAGACTCCCGCTGTGTCCCCGGCGGCGTGGTTATTGGCGCGGATTCGCATACCGTGACCGGCGGCGCCGTGGGCGCATTGGCCACAGGCGTGGGCGCCACGGATTTCATGCGCGTGCTGCAGACCGGCTCCATCTGGCTGCGCGTGCCTGAAGCAATACGCATCGTCTTCACCGGCCGGCTTGATTGGCCCATCACCGGCCGCGACCTGATGCTGGAGGTGTTGCGCCACCTCGGTAGCGACGGAGCCATCTACAAGTCCCTGGAATTTTTCGATGAGACAGAGGCAGGCATCTCCATGGACCAGCGCGCGGCGCTCAGTAACATGAGCGTGGAAACCGGCGCCAAATGCGGCATTTTTGTGCCGGATTGCACCACGAACGCCTTTCTGCGGGACCGCGATGGAGGCTATGAATCAAATGGTCTGTTCGAGAAGCCCGGCGTGGATGCGTATGAAAATGAAATCCGCATAAATTGCGACGCGCTGGAGCCGCTTGTTGCGGCGCCGGCCGATCCGGGCAACGTCCATCCGGTGGTCGATTTTGCGGGCACGAAAGTGGATCAGGTGTTCATCGGCTCCTGTTCTTGCGGCCGGCTGGAAGATCTGGCGGAAACAGCGCGGCTCCTCGCTGGGCGACAGGTTCATCCGCGGGTCAAAGTCATTGTCATACCGGCGTCGCAGTCCATTTTTCTGGACGCAATCGAGCGCGGCTGCATTGCCGAGATCATCCGTGCGGGCGCGGCTGTGAGTAACCCGAGCTGCGGACCATGCTGCGCCATAGACAAGGGCGCGCTCTCGGCCGGCGAGGTCTGCGTCTCCACCTCCAACCGCAACTTTCCGGGCCGCATGGGGCATCCGGACAGTCATGTGTTTCTGGCTTCGGTGCCGGTCGCCGTAGCCGCGGCGCTGGCCGGGGAGATACGTGATCCCAGAGAGGTGCGTGCATGA
- a CDS encoding SDR family NAD(P)-dependent oxidoreductase, with the protein MQNKRILVTGGLGGIGRAIVEVAHEQGAQVAIWDIAEPPSELRDVTIRVDASEEASVEAAFDDMAMQGALPHALINAVGVFTALLPFEALSAEDFQKVMNTNALSYFLTCRGLLRRTKDAAIVNVSSALGKRPIPLSTAYSASKAAIDSITRSIALEYAAHGVRANAVTPGPVGGALLDNALAEASSVVGCQPDDVQAQMLSLLPQGKLVTARDVAELSVFLASDKAGAITGQAFNVCCGYYM; encoded by the coding sequence ATGCAAAACAAAAGGATACTGGTAACAGGCGGGCTCGGCGGCATTGGTCGTGCAATTGTGGAGGTCGCGCATGAACAGGGCGCACAGGTCGCAATCTGGGACATCGCCGAGCCCCCATCCGAACTGAGAGATGTCACCATTCGAGTGGATGCTTCCGAAGAAGCCTCCGTGGAAGCCGCTTTTGACGACATGGCAATGCAGGGCGCACTGCCCCATGCGCTCATCAACGCAGTAGGCGTGTTCACCGCGCTCCTGCCTTTCGAGGCCCTGAGCGCGGAGGATTTCCAGAAGGTGATGAATACCAACGCTCTTTCCTACTTCCTTACCTGCCGCGGTCTGCTGCGGCGAACCAAGGACGCGGCCATTGTCAACGTCTCCTCGGCACTGGGCAAGCGGCCTATCCCGCTTTCCACGGCGTACAGCGCCTCCAAGGCGGCCATCGACAGCATCACCCGGAGCATTGCCCTGGAATACGCGGCGCACGGCGTGCGCGCCAACGCCGTTACCCCCGGCCCGGTAGGCGGTGCGCTTCTGGACAACGCCCTTGCAGAAGCATCCTCTGTGGTCGGCTGCCAGCCCGATGACGTGCAAGCGCAGATGCTTTCACTCCTGCCGCAGGGCAAGCTCGTCACAGCGCGGGACGTGGCCGAACTCAGTGTATTCCTGGCCTCGGACAAAGCCGGCGCCATCACCGGCCAGGCGTTCAACGTCTGCTGCGGCTACTATATGTAG